In Chroococcidiopsis sp. TS-821, one DNA window encodes the following:
- a CDS encoding histidine kinase, with amino-acid sequence MTNNIKEQITNDLKQAKEAGQLKASRIREIVQNAVSQVTDEFKSGSTEIRSLVKDAVAAVVENVQQQGEELKENITASIEGAIDGVTSLRRKANAKTHAEVRELQAKLDSEEEELQQEIERLLGDIEETGKDTSPNIRAAIESAISTLKNSEEAALLQKRYAQLQAQLAILRANLAARYGGRYEDVKEYLDDAKNWYNKTRTQAEPIAEQVEQKRSLLEEKMGDAGVALAKKERQIKRILSELLQTATDYLRDKKPPTT; translated from the coding sequence ATGACAAATAATATCAAAGAACAAATTACAAACGACCTCAAACAAGCGAAAGAAGCAGGGCAGTTAAAAGCATCTCGAATTCGTGAAATTGTCCAAAATGCTGTATCGCAAGTTACCGACGAATTTAAATCAGGCTCGACTGAAATTCGTTCGCTTGTCAAAGATGCTGTCGCCGCCGTCGTCGAAAATGTTCAGCAACAAGGAGAAGAGCTTAAAGAAAATATTACAGCCTCTATCGAAGGCGCGATCGATGGCGTAACTAGCTTAAGACGCAAAGCAAACGCCAAAACTCATGCTGAAGTGCGAGAACTGCAAGCAAAGCTTGATTCGGAAGAAGAAGAATTGCAACAGGAAATCGAAAGACTTTTAGGAGATATTGAAGAAACTGGAAAAGATACTTCACCTAATATTAGAGCAGCGATCGAATCGGCAATTAGCACGCTAAAAAATAGCGAGGAAGCCGCACTTCTGCAAAAGCGTTACGCACAACTCCAAGCGCAACTAGCAATTTTGCGCGCTAATCTAGCGGCGCGTTACGGTGGAAGATACGAAGATGTGAAAGAGTATCTCGATGATGCAAAAAATTGGTACAATAAAACCCGCACTCAAGCAGAACCTATTGCTGAACAAGTAGAACAAAAGCGATCGCTCTTAGAGGAAAAAATGGGCGATGCAGGAGTTGCACTCGCTAAAAAAGAAAGACAAATCAAGCGAATTCTCAGCGAGTTATTGCAAACAGCAACTGATTATTTACGAGACAAAAAGCCACCCACAACGTAA
- a CDS encoding YqaE/Pmp3 family membrane protein has product MKLLRIATAIILPPLGVFLTEGISTAFLINIVLTLLGWLPGSIHALWIIVKHEERVNKQVY; this is encoded by the coding sequence ATGAAACTACTACGAATTGCTACAGCTATTATTCTCCCTCCTTTAGGAGTCTTTTTAACAGAGGGAATTAGCACAGCTTTTTTGATTAATATTGTGCTAACTCTCTTAGGTTGGCTTCCAGGGAGTATTCACGCTCTTTGGATAATCGTCAAGCATGAAGAACGAGTGAATAAGCAAGTGTATTAA
- a CDS encoding phage holin family protein — translation MTAAFFTLLATALSLLVVDIVVPGVDIATFPAALIAALAIGITNSSVKPALNKLALPLNYLTLGLSSVVVNGLCFWLAAVFVPGFAVHSIVGALLGPVILSFVNTFLSKYFAERNLGITTTTTNTEIKS, via the coding sequence ATGACCGCAGCTTTTTTTACACTACTAGCAACTGCTCTTAGCCTACTCGTTGTTGATATTGTTGTTCCAGGTGTTGATATTGCAACTTTCCCAGCCGCTTTAATAGCTGCTTTAGCAATTGGAATAACGAATTCATCGGTTAAACCAGCACTGAACAAACTGGCTCTACCACTCAACTACCTCACTTTAGGGCTATCCTCAGTAGTCGTTAACGGTTTGTGCTTTTGGTTGGCAGCAGTGTTCGTTCCAGGTTTTGCTGTACATAGCATTGTAGGAGCGCTTCTAGGTCCAGTTATTCTATCGTTTGTTAACACCTTTTTGAGTAAATATTTTGCTGAAAGAAATTTAGGGATTACAACAACTACAACTAACACAGAAATTAAGTCATAG
- a CDS encoding WecB/TagA/CpsF family glycosyltransferase, which produces MNKFDEVNILGIKFHKINVYQLINYVIEAAKSNRKTIISNVNIKAMNLAYELDWYRNFINNSDLIFCDGFGVLLGAKMLGYDVNSTHRMTCPDYIENLGLACEQHNVSLFLLAGKPGVVEKAMTQLTSAAPNLQVQGHHGYFEKTGAENERVIQLINKFNPGVLFVGFGMPLQEQWILNNLERINARVFLPLGACLDFYTGTVYRGPKWMTDCGLEWLMRLVVEPHRLWKRYIIGNPLFFYRIFKEQIRKRNIKLETE; this is translated from the coding sequence ATGAATAAGTTTGATGAAGTCAATATTCTTGGAATAAAATTTCATAAAATTAATGTTTATCAACTCATAAATTATGTTATTGAAGCCGCAAAAAGCAATCGAAAAACAATAATTAGCAACGTAAATATTAAAGCAATGAATCTGGCGTATGAGCTTGATTGGTATAGAAATTTTATTAATAATTCGGATTTAATATTTTGCGATGGCTTTGGTGTTTTACTAGGAGCCAAAATGCTTGGTTATGATGTAAACTCTACGCATCGCATGACCTGTCCTGACTACATAGAAAATTTAGGGCTAGCGTGCGAGCAACATAACGTATCTTTATTTTTACTTGCTGGTAAACCTGGTGTAGTTGAAAAAGCGATGACTCAGCTAACCTCGGCTGCACCTAATTTACAAGTACAAGGACATCATGGTTATTTTGAAAAAACTGGCGCTGAAAACGAACGTGTTATTCAACTGATCAATAAATTTAACCCAGGAGTTCTTTTTGTTGGCTTTGGTATGCCACTACAGGAACAATGGATATTGAATAATCTAGAACGCATTAATGCCCGCGTTTTTTTACCCTTGGGGGCTTGTCTTGATTTTTATACTGGTACAGTGTATCGCGGTCCAAAATGGATGACTGACTGTGGCTTAGAATGGCTAATGCGTTTAGTCGTTGAACCACATCGCTTGTGGAAGCGCTACATCATAGGAAATCCATTATTCTTCTATCGCATTTTTAAAGAGCAGATACGTAAGCGTAATATAAAACTTGAAACTGAGTAA
- a CDS encoding serine/threonine-protein kinase: MSQLVQRAIYCINPNCPHPYPKIWGSKFCDRCGAPLQLRDRYVPLQQLGAGGFATIYTVWDLQLQTQKVLKVLVDPSPKALELFEQEAAVLQHLHHPGVPKVEPDGYFQVTVKGSQSISLPCLVMEKINGQTLQEVLEKYPQGCPEEWVLAWLKQATEILHELHARQIIHRDIKPSNLMLREATGQLVLIDFGGAKQIAATSRLADHSTRLFTSGYSPPEQIAGGVVGPAADFYALGRTMIEMLTGKYISDLQDPMTGQLQWRRFAQVSPALADLLDDMVQEDVRRRPANAKSIQERLAKAQKPLRWLFLFKLLLNSWNSSRIVFRSLTVGLSKTTVVVLKAIAHALRATWDTIWEMLLSASGACIATLIGFVLAYWSPLGNAFARFLSQQLFLAVEADILLFAIVGMGTAWGLTAAGGYGQRRRYLIAALMGLFGYSLSWLVWQLILGNTGDSGIAASIALAVAFLTLGLGLPSHYLVHAGVAAGGCAAVFLLLNSLNIYPPGFWHFPIITSPSWLDLATAIAFFATLGLLLGFWLGISYYIIVPILRFLGWR, encoded by the coding sequence GTGTCGCAGTTGGTTCAGCGTGCAATTTACTGCATTAACCCAAATTGCCCGCATCCTTATCCTAAGATTTGGGGAAGCAAGTTTTGCGATCGCTGTGGTGCACCGCTACAGTTAAGAGATCGCTATGTGCCTCTGCAGCAGTTAGGCGCAGGTGGATTTGCCACGATATACACGGTTTGGGACTTGCAGTTGCAGACGCAAAAAGTACTAAAGGTATTGGTAGACCCCTCTCCGAAAGCATTAGAACTATTCGAGCAAGAAGCCGCTGTTCTTCAGCACTTACACCACCCAGGTGTTCCTAAAGTAGAACCTGATGGCTATTTTCAAGTTACTGTCAAGGGGTCTCAATCGATTTCCTTACCATGTTTGGTAATGGAGAAAATTAATGGTCAGACTTTGCAAGAAGTTTTAGAGAAGTACCCGCAAGGCTGTCCAGAAGAATGGGTATTAGCTTGGCTCAAGCAAGCTACGGAGATTTTACACGAGTTGCACGCTCGCCAGATTATCCATCGCGACATCAAACCATCGAATCTCATGTTGCGAGAAGCAACAGGACAACTTGTTTTAATTGATTTTGGGGGAGCCAAGCAGATTGCCGCAACATCACGTTTAGCAGACCACTCAACGCGACTATTTACTTCGGGTTATAGCCCACCCGAACAAATAGCTGGCGGTGTTGTCGGACCAGCCGCCGATTTTTATGCGTTGGGGCGGACAATGATTGAAATGCTCACGGGTAAATACATCTCGGATTTACAAGATCCAATGACAGGACAATTGCAGTGGCGTCGCTTTGCGCAAGTTAGTCCTGCACTTGCTGATTTACTTGACGATATGGTGCAAGAGGATGTCCGCCGTAGACCAGCAAACGCTAAAAGCATTCAAGAACGGCTAGCAAAAGCGCAAAAACCCTTACGATGGCTATTTTTATTTAAACTCCTACTTAATAGCTGGAACAGTTCGCGAATTGTATTTCGTTCCTTAACGGTGGGGCTATCGAAAACAACGGTTGTTGTCCTCAAAGCGATCGCACACGCACTACGCGCTACTTGGGATACGATTTGGGAAATGCTATTAAGTGCCAGTGGAGCTTGTATCGCAACGCTCATCGGCTTTGTTTTAGCATACTGGTCGCCACTGGGAAATGCTTTTGCTCGTTTTTTGTCACAACAGCTTTTTTTAGCCGTAGAAGCAGATATTCTCTTATTTGCCATTGTTGGTATGGGAACAGCCTGGGGACTCACAGCGGCTGGCGGATATGGTCAGCGACGGCGATATTTGATCGCTGCACTTATGGGGTTATTTGGCTATAGCTTAAGTTGGTTAGTATGGCAGTTGATTCTTGGGAATACGGGAGATTCTGGAATTGCAGCGTCAATTGCGCTCGCTGTTGCTTTTCTCACCTTAGGTTTAGGTTTACCCAGCCATTATTTAGTTCACGCAGGAGTTGCGGCGGGAGGTTGTGCAGCGGTGTTTTTACTCCTCAATAGCTTGAATATTTATCCACCTGGATTTTGGCACTTCCCTATTATCACTTCACCGAGTTGGTTAGATTTAGCCACTGCGATCGCTTTCTTTGCTACTTTAGGTTTGCTTCTCGGTTTTTGGTTAGGTATCAGCTACTACATTATTGTTCCTATACTACGCTTTTTAGGTTGGCGCTAA